Proteins encoded within one genomic window of Humulus lupulus chromosome 1, drHumLupu1.1, whole genome shotgun sequence:
- the LOC133815665 gene encoding uncharacterized protein LOC133815665, whose product MWTIQDFPAYRNLAICKNKGRFSCPLCGYGTHSEWLKHSEKFSYRGHRKFLQENHPFRSKRSWFDGEEEHGNPSRIMNGTTIAEHLKDFELYVRHTLDVMHIEKNVCESIYNTLLDVAGKSKDGLKACLDLQHMGIRSALHPQEKGTRTYLPTTLHTLSKLEKELFFKRLFSLKVPDGYSSNIRNCVSIEQCKLMGLKSHDCHILMQQLLLVAIKGSMPMGPRDAIIRLCMFFNRICQRVLDRESIMALENDVIETLFLLERFFPPSFFDVMIHLVVHVGRETRLCGPIQFRWMYTFERHMKSLKDYVKNRARPEGCIAECYLADECVSFCNEFTDHSIELKTKEGQNEEWSNDVPMHSSSCDETDLLKWLAYGPRKHAASYTGYIINGQRFHIHDIEKSTQNSGV is encoded by the exons ATGTGGACAATCCAAGATTTTCCAGCGTACAGGAACCTTGCTATTTGTAAAAATAAGGGACGTTTCAGTTGTCCCTTATGTGGTTATGGTACTCATTCAGAGTGGCTAAAACATAGCGAGAAGTTTTCATATCGAGGTCATCGGAAATTTCTTCAAGAAAACCATCCATTTCGGAGTAAAAGAAGTTGGTTTGATGGAGAAGAAGAGCATGGAAATCCGTCAAGAATCATGAATGGGACTACAATTGCTGAACACCTTAAAGATTTT GAATTGTATGTTCGTCACACTTTGGATgtgatgcacatagagaaaaatgtttgtgaaagcatctATAATACATTGCTAGATGTTGCTGGAAAAAGTAAAGATGGACTAAAAGCTTGCTTGGATTTGCAACATATGGGTATTAGGAGTGCATTACACCCACAAGAAAAGGGGACTAGAACCTATCTTCCTACAACTTTACACACACTATCAAAGCTTGAGAaagaattattttttaaaaggtTGTTCTCATTGAAAGTACCTGATGGATATAGCTCAAATATTCGAAATTGTGTTTCAATTGAACAATGCAAGCTCATGGGCCTTAAGTCACATGATTGCCACAttttgatgcaacaattactacTGGTGGCTATAAAAGGATCGATGCCAATGGGTCCAAGAGATGCTATAATAAGATTATGCATGTTCTTTAATCGAATATGTCAACGTGTACTTGATAGAGAAAGCATAATGGCATTAGAAAATGATGTTATTGAAACTTTATTCTTACTAGAGAGattctttccaccatcattttttgatGTCATGATTCACTTAGTGGTTCATGTCGGACGAGAAACACGACTATGTGGACCAAtccaatttcgatggatgtataCATTTGAGAG ACACATGAAGTCATTGAAAGATTATGTCAAAAATCGAGCAAGGCCTGAAGGTTGTATTGCGGAGTGTTATCTTGCAGATGAGTGTGTGAGCTTTTGTAATGAATTCACTGACCATTCAATTGAACTAAAAACAAAAGAAGGTCAAAATGAAGAGTGGTCAAATGAT GTTCCTATGCATTCCTCAAGTTGTGATGAAACTGATTTGTTGAAATGGCTAGCATATGGACCCAGAAAACATGCTGCTTCTTACACTGGATATATTATCAATGGTCAAAGATTCCATATACATGACATTGAGAagtccacacagaatagtggtgtCTGA